In Carassius gibelio isolate Cgi1373 ecotype wild population from Czech Republic chromosome B19, carGib1.2-hapl.c, whole genome shotgun sequence, one DNA window encodes the following:
- the LOC127979594 gene encoding zona pellucida sperm-binding protein 4-like isoform X9 yields MAGSWCLAQILVVCAFCHAVPQWSQSLQNAQALMIQQTDQQFQLQKPVQQLTNQQFPPQKPVQQLTNQQFLFQKPVPQQPKPQFPLQKPVPQQPKPQFPLQKPVPQQPKPQFPLQKPVQLDKCAVADSEQIQCGLPGISGAACEAINCCFNGQQCFYGRAVTVQCIRDGQFVVVVSRDVTLPRLSLDSVQLLGGNDPPCAPVGSTPSFAIYQFPVTACGTSVMEDDGYVVYENRMTSSYEVGIGPYGSITRDSHFEFLFQCRYSGTSVEALVVEVNSVPPPPPVAAPGPLRVELRLANGQCVTKGCAEGDEAYTSYYSDADYPITKVLREPVYVEVHIMERTDPNIVLMLGRCWTTSTPSPLSLPQWDLLIDGCPYQDDRYLTTLVPVTGSSGLQFPTHYKRFVVKMFTFVDPASLAALQETVFIHCSTEVCHPSSGSCEQSCTRKRRDTRIKAVSGEQTVVSSGEVTLVM; encoded by the exons ATGGCTGGAAGTTGGTGTTTGGCTCAGATTTTGGTggtctgtgctttctgtcatgctgtcCCACAGTGGAGTCAATCGCTTCAGAATGCTCAAGCTCTGATGATCCAGCAAactgaccagcagtttcagctccagaagccagttcaacagctaactaaccagcagtttccacctcagaaaccagttcaacagctaactaaccagcagtttctgtttcagaagccagttccacaacaac ctaagccgcagtttccgcttcagaagccagttccacaacaacctaagccgcagttccctcttcagaagccagttccacaacaacctaagccgcagtttccgcttcagaagccagttcaacttgataaatgtgctgtagctgattctgagcagatccaatgcggtctacctgggatcagtggtgctgcgtgtgaagctatcaactgctgctttaacggacagcagtgtttctatgggAGGGCAG TGACTGTCCAGTGTATTAGggatggtcagtttgtggtagtggtgtctcGAGACGTTACCttgcctcgactgagtctggattcGGTTCAACTACTGGGTGGAAACGACCCaccttgtgctcctgtggggtctacaccttcctttgctatataccagttccctgtgaccgcatgtggcacgagcgtgatg GAGGACGATggatatgtggtgtatgaaaaccgaatgacctcatcgtatgaagtggggattggaccatatggttccatcacaagggacagtcattttga gtttctcttccagtgtagatattcgggaacttctgtggaagctctggttgtggaggtcaactccgttcctccacctccaccagtagccgctcctggacctctcagggtggagctcagactggccaatggccaatgtgtcaccaaaggctgtgctgaag gggatgaggcctacacgtcctactacagtgacgctgattatcccatcacaaaagtcctgcgagagcctgtgtatgttgaggtgcacattatggagaggactgaccccaacattgtcctgatgctgggacgttgttggactacttcaacccccagtccactcagtctcccccagtgggaccttctgatcgacGG atgcccttaccaggacgaccgctatctgaccacactggttccagtgactggatcgtctggtcttcagttcccaacccactacaagcgctttgttgtgaagatgttcacatttgtagatccagcctcactggctgctctgcaggaaacc gtcttcatccactgcagtacagaggtgtgccatccatcatctggctcttgtgagcaaagctgcaccaggaaac gaagagacacccgtatcaaggctgtctctggggagcagactgtggtttctagtggagaagttactctggtcatgtaa
- the LOC127979594 gene encoding zona pellucida sperm-binding protein 4-like isoform X4, translating into MAGSWCLAQILVVCAFCHAVPQWSQSLQNAQALMIQQTDQQFQLQKPVQQLTNQQFPPQKPVQQLTNQQFLFQKPVPQQPKPQFPFQKPVPQQPKPQFPFQKPVPQQPKPQFPLQKPVPQQPKPQFPLQKPVQLDKCAVADSEQIQCGLPGISGAACEAINCCFNGQQCFYGRAVTVQCIRDGQFVVVVSRDVTLPRLSLDSVQLLGGNDPPCAPVGSTPSFAIYQFPVTACGTSVMEDDGYVVYENRMTSSYEVGIGPYGSITRDSHFEFLFQCRYSGTSVEALVVEVNSVPPPPPVAAPGPLRVELRLANGQCVTKGCAEGDEAYTSYYSDADYPITKVLREPVYVEVHIMERTDPNIVLMLGRCWTTSTPSPLSLPQWDLLIDGCPYQDDRYLTTLVPVTGSSGLQFPTHYKRFVVKMFTFVDPASLAALQETVFIHCSTEVCHPSSGSCEQSCTRKRRDTRIKAVSGEQTVVSSGEVTLVM; encoded by the exons ATGGCTGGAAGTTGGTGTTTGGCTCAGATTTTGGTggtctgtgctttctgtcatgctgtcCCACAGTGGAGTCAATCGCTTCAGAATGCTCAAGCTCTGATGATCCAGCAAactgaccagcagtttcagctccagaagccagttcaacagctaactaaccagcagtttccacctcagaaaccagttcaacagctaactaaccagcagtttctgtttcagaagccagttccacaacaacctaagccgcagtttccgtttcagaagccagttccacaacaacctaagccgcagtttccgtttcagaagccagttccacaacaacctaagccgcagtttccgcttcagaagccagttccacaacaac ctaagccgcagtttccgcttcagaagccagttcaacttgataaatgtgctgtagctgattctgagcagatccaatgcggtctacctgggatcagtggtgctgcgtgtgaagctatcaactgctgctttaacggacagcagtgtttctatgggAGGGCAG TGACTGTCCAGTGTATTAGggatggtcagtttgtggtagtggtgtctcGAGACGTTACCttgcctcgactgagtctggattcGGTTCAACTACTGGGTGGAAACGACCCaccttgtgctcctgtggggtctacaccttcctttgctatataccagttccctgtgaccgcatgtggcacgagcgtgatg GAGGACGATggatatgtggtgtatgaaaaccgaatgacctcatcgtatgaagtggggattggaccatatggttccatcacaagggacagtcattttga gtttctcttccagtgtagatattcgggaacttctgtggaagctctggttgtggaggtcaactccgttcctccacctccaccagtagccgctcctggacctctcagggtggagctcagactggccaatggccaatgtgtcaccaaaggctgtgctgaag gggatgaggcctacacgtcctactacagtgacgctgattatcccatcacaaaagtcctgcgagagcctgtgtatgttgaggtgcacattatggagaggactgaccccaacattgtcctgatgctgggacgttgttggactacttcaacccccagtccactcagtctcccccagtgggaccttctgatcgacGG atgcccttaccaggacgaccgctatctgaccacactggttccagtgactggatcgtctggtcttcagttcccaacccactacaagcgctttgttgtgaagatgttcacatttgtagatccagcctcactggctgctctgcaggaaacc gtcttcatccactgcagtacagaggtgtgccatccatcatctggctcttgtgagcaaagctgcaccaggaaac gaagagacacccgtatcaaggctgtctctggggagcagactgtggtttctagtggagaagttactctggtcatgtaa
- the LOC127979594 gene encoding zona pellucida sperm-binding protein 4-like isoform X3: MAGSWCLAQILVVCAFCHAVPQWSQSLQNAQALMIQQTDQQFQLQKPVQQLTNQQFPPQKPVQQLTNQQFLFQKPVPQQPKPQFPFQKPVPQQPKPQFPFQKPVPQQPKPQFPLQKPVPQQPKPQFPLQKPVPQQPKPQFPLQKPVQLDKCAVADSEQIQCGLPGISGAACEAINCCFNGQQCFYGRAVTVQCIRDGQFVVVVSRDVTLPRLSLDSVQLLGGNDPPCAPVGSTPSFAIYQFPVTACGTSVMEDDGYVVYENRMTSSYEVGIGPYGSITRDSHFEFLFQCRYSGTSVEALVVEVNSVPPPPPVAAPGPLRVELRLANGQCVTKGCAEGDEAYTSYYSDADYPITKVLREPVYVEVHIMERTDPNIVLMLGRCWTTSTPSPLSLPQWDLLIDGCPYQDDRYLTTLVPVTGSSGLQFPTHYKRFVVKMFTFVDPASLAALQETVFIHCSTEVCHPSSGSCEQSCTRKRRDTRIKAVSGEQTVVSSGEVTLVM, from the exons ATGGCTGGAAGTTGGTGTTTGGCTCAGATTTTGGTggtctgtgctttctgtcatgctgtcCCACAGTGGAGTCAATCGCTTCAGAATGCTCAAGCTCTGATGATCCAGCAAactgaccagcagtttcagctccagaagccagttcaacagctaactaaccagcagtttccacctcagaaaccagttcaacagctaactaaccagcagtttctgtttcagaagccagttccacaacaacctaagccgcagtttccgtttcagaagccagttccacaacaacctaagccgcagtttccgtttcagaagccagttccacaacaac ctaagccgcagtttccgcttcagaagccagttccacaacaacctaagccgcagttccctcttcagaagccagttccacaacaacctaagccgcagtttccgcttcagaagccagttcaacttgataaatgtgctgtagctgattctgagcagatccaatgcggtctacctgggatcagtggtgctgcgtgtgaagctatcaactgctgctttaacggacagcagtgtttctatgggAGGGCAG TGACTGTCCAGTGTATTAGggatggtcagtttgtggtagtggtgtctcGAGACGTTACCttgcctcgactgagtctggattcGGTTCAACTACTGGGTGGAAACGACCCaccttgtgctcctgtggggtctacaccttcctttgctatataccagttccctgtgaccgcatgtggcacgagcgtgatg GAGGACGATggatatgtggtgtatgaaaaccgaatgacctcatcgtatgaagtggggattggaccatatggttccatcacaagggacagtcattttga gtttctcttccagtgtagatattcgggaacttctgtggaagctctggttgtggaggtcaactccgttcctccacctccaccagtagccgctcctggacctctcagggtggagctcagactggccaatggccaatgtgtcaccaaaggctgtgctgaag gggatgaggcctacacgtcctactacagtgacgctgattatcccatcacaaaagtcctgcgagagcctgtgtatgttgaggtgcacattatggagaggactgaccccaacattgtcctgatgctgggacgttgttggactacttcaacccccagtccactcagtctcccccagtgggaccttctgatcgacGG atgcccttaccaggacgaccgctatctgaccacactggttccagtgactggatcgtctggtcttcagttcccaacccactacaagcgctttgttgtgaagatgttcacatttgtagatccagcctcactggctgctctgcaggaaacc gtcttcatccactgcagtacagaggtgtgccatccatcatctggctcttgtgagcaaagctgcaccaggaaac gaagagacacccgtatcaaggctgtctctggggagcagactgtggtttctagtggagaagttactctggtcatgtaa
- the LOC127979594 gene encoding zona pellucida sperm-binding protein 4-like isoform X7, with protein sequence MAGSWCLAQILVVCAFCHAVPQWSQSLQNAQALMIQQTDQQFQLQKPVQQLTNQQFPPQKPVQQLTNQQFLFQKPVPQQPKPQFPFQKPVPQQPKPQFPFQKPVPQQPKPQFPLQKPVQLDKCAVADSEQIQCGLPGISGAACEAINCCFNGQQCFYGRAVTVQCIRDGQFVVVVSRDVTLPRLSLDSVQLLGGNDPPCAPVGSTPSFAIYQFPVTACGTSVMEDDGYVVYENRMTSSYEVGIGPYGSITRDSHFEFLFQCRYSGTSVEALVVEVNSVPPPPPVAAPGPLRVELRLANGQCVTKGCAEGDEAYTSYYSDADYPITKVLREPVYVEVHIMERTDPNIVLMLGRCWTTSTPSPLSLPQWDLLIDGCPYQDDRYLTTLVPVTGSSGLQFPTHYKRFVVKMFTFVDPASLAALQETVFIHCSTEVCHPSSGSCEQSCTRKRRDTRIKAVSGEQTVVSSGEVTLVM encoded by the exons ATGGCTGGAAGTTGGTGTTTGGCTCAGATTTTGGTggtctgtgctttctgtcatgctgtcCCACAGTGGAGTCAATCGCTTCAGAATGCTCAAGCTCTGATGATCCAGCAAactgaccagcagtttcagctccagaagccagttcaacagctaactaaccagcagtttccacctcagaaaccagttcaacagctaactaaccagcagtttctgtttcagaagccagttccacaacaacctaagccgcagtttccgtttcagaagccagttccacaacaacctaagccgcagtttccgtttcagaagccagttccacaacaac ctaagccgcagtttccgcttcagaagccagttcaacttgataaatgtgctgtagctgattctgagcagatccaatgcggtctacctgggatcagtggtgctgcgtgtgaagctatcaactgctgctttaacggacagcagtgtttctatgggAGGGCAG TGACTGTCCAGTGTATTAGggatggtcagtttgtggtagtggtgtctcGAGACGTTACCttgcctcgactgagtctggattcGGTTCAACTACTGGGTGGAAACGACCCaccttgtgctcctgtggggtctacaccttcctttgctatataccagttccctgtgaccgcatgtggcacgagcgtgatg GAGGACGATggatatgtggtgtatgaaaaccgaatgacctcatcgtatgaagtggggattggaccatatggttccatcacaagggacagtcattttga gtttctcttccagtgtagatattcgggaacttctgtggaagctctggttgtggaggtcaactccgttcctccacctccaccagtagccgctcctggacctctcagggtggagctcagactggccaatggccaatgtgtcaccaaaggctgtgctgaag gggatgaggcctacacgtcctactacagtgacgctgattatcccatcacaaaagtcctgcgagagcctgtgtatgttgaggtgcacattatggagaggactgaccccaacattgtcctgatgctgggacgttgttggactacttcaacccccagtccactcagtctcccccagtgggaccttctgatcgacGG atgcccttaccaggacgaccgctatctgaccacactggttccagtgactggatcgtctggtcttcagttcccaacccactacaagcgctttgttgtgaagatgttcacatttgtagatccagcctcactggctgctctgcaggaaacc gtcttcatccactgcagtacagaggtgtgccatccatcatctggctcttgtgagcaaagctgcaccaggaaac gaagagacacccgtatcaaggctgtctctggggagcagactgtggtttctagtggagaagttactctggtcatgtaa
- the LOC127979594 gene encoding zona pellucida sperm-binding protein 4-like isoform X1, whose amino-acid sequence MAGSWCLAQILVVCAFCHAVPQWSQSLQNAQALMIQQTDQQFQLQKPVQQLTNQQFPPQKPVQQLTNQQFLFQKPVPQQPKPQFPFQKPVPQQPKPQFPFQKPVPQQPKPQFPLQKPVPQQPKPQFPLQKPVPQQPKPQFPLQKPVPQQPKPQFPLQKPVQLDKCAVADSEQIQCGLPGISGAACEAINCCFNGQQCFYGRAVTVQCIRDGQFVVVVSRDVTLPRLSLDSVQLLGGNDPPCAPVGSTPSFAIYQFPVTACGTSVMEDDGYVVYENRMTSSYEVGIGPYGSITRDSHFEFLFQCRYSGTSVEALVVEVNSVPPPPPVAAPGPLRVELRLANGQCVTKGCAEGDEAYTSYYSDADYPITKVLREPVYVEVHIMERTDPNIVLMLGRCWTTSTPSPLSLPQWDLLIDGCPYQDDRYLTTLVPVTGSSGLQFPTHYKRFVVKMFTFVDPASLAALQETVFIHCSTEVCHPSSGSCEQSCTRKRRDTRIKAVSGEQTVVSSGEVTLVM is encoded by the exons ATGGCTGGAAGTTGGTGTTTGGCTCAGATTTTGGTggtctgtgctttctgtcatgctgtcCCACAGTGGAGTCAATCGCTTCAGAATGCTCAAGCTCTGATGATCCAGCAAactgaccagcagtttcagctccagaagccagttcaacagctaactaaccagcagtttccacctcagaaaccagttcaacagctaactaaccagcagtttctgtttcagaagccagttccacaacaacctaagccgcagtttccgtttcagaagccagttccacaacaacctaagccgcagtttccgtttcagaagccagttccacaacaacctaagccgcagtttccgcttcagaagccagttccacaacaacctaagccgcagtttccgcttcagaagccagttccacaacaacctaagccgcagttccctcttcagaagccagttccacaacaacctaagccgcagtttccgcttcagaagccagttcaacttgataaatgtgctgtagctgattctgagcagatccaatgcggtctacctgggatcagtggtgctgcgtgtgaagctatcaactgctgctttaacggacagcagtgtttctatgggAGGGCAG TGACTGTCCAGTGTATTAGggatggtcagtttgtggtagtggtgtctcGAGACGTTACCttgcctcgactgagtctggattcGGTTCAACTACTGGGTGGAAACGACCCaccttgtgctcctgtggggtctacaccttcctttgctatataccagttccctgtgaccgcatgtggcacgagcgtgatg GAGGACGATggatatgtggtgtatgaaaaccgaatgacctcatcgtatgaagtggggattggaccatatggttccatcacaagggacagtcattttga gtttctcttccagtgtagatattcgggaacttctgtggaagctctggttgtggaggtcaactccgttcctccacctccaccagtagccgctcctggacctctcagggtggagctcagactggccaatggccaatgtgtcaccaaaggctgtgctgaag gggatgaggcctacacgtcctactacagtgacgctgattatcccatcacaaaagtcctgcgagagcctgtgtatgttgaggtgcacattatggagaggactgaccccaacattgtcctgatgctgggacgttgttggactacttcaacccccagtccactcagtctcccccagtgggaccttctgatcgacGG atgcccttaccaggacgaccgctatctgaccacactggttccagtgactggatcgtctggtcttcagttcccaacccactacaagcgctttgttgtgaagatgttcacatttgtagatccagcctcactggctgctctgcaggaaacc gtcttcatccactgcagtacagaggtgtgccatccatcatctggctcttgtgagcaaagctgcaccaggaaac gaagagacacccgtatcaaggctgtctctggggagcagactgtggtttctagtggagaagttactctggtcatgtaa
- the LOC127979594 gene encoding zona pellucida sperm-binding protein 4-like isoform X10 — protein MAGSWCLAQILVVCAFCHAVPQWSQSLQNAQALMIQQTDQQFQLQKPVQQLTNQQFPPQKPVQQLTNQQFLFQKPVPQQPKPQFPLQKPVPQQPKPQFPLQKPVPQQPKPQFPLQKPVQLDKCAVADSEQIQCGLPGISGAACEAINCCFNGQQCFYGRAVTVQCIRDGQFVVVVSRDVTLPRLSLDSVQLLGGNDPPCAPVGSTPSFAIYQFPVTACGTSVMEDDGYVVYENRMTSSYEVGIGPYGSITRDSHFEFLFQCRYSGTSVEALVVEVNSVPPPPPVAAPGPLRVELRLANGQCVTKGCAEGDEAYTSYYSDADYPITKVLREPVYVEVHIMERTDPNIVLMLGRCWTTSTPSPLSLPQWDLLIDGCPYQDDRYLTTLVPVTGSSGLQFPTHYKRFVVKMFTFVDPASLAALQETVFIHCSTEVCHPSSGSCEQSCTRKRRDTRIKAVSGEQTVVSSGEVTLVM, from the exons ATGGCTGGAAGTTGGTGTTTGGCTCAGATTTTGGTggtctgtgctttctgtcatgctgtcCCACAGTGGAGTCAATCGCTTCAGAATGCTCAAGCTCTGATGATCCAGCAAactgaccagcagtttcagctccagaagccagttcaacagctaactaaccagcagtttccacctcagaaaccagttcaacagctaactaaccagcagtttctgtttcagaagccagttccacaacaac ctaagccgcagtttccgcttcagaagccagttccacaacaacctaagccgcagtttccgcttcagaagccagttccacaacaac ctaagccgcagtttccgcttcagaagccagttcaacttgataaatgtgctgtagctgattctgagcagatccaatgcggtctacctgggatcagtggtgctgcgtgtgaagctatcaactgctgctttaacggacagcagtgtttctatgggAGGGCAG TGACTGTCCAGTGTATTAGggatggtcagtttgtggtagtggtgtctcGAGACGTTACCttgcctcgactgagtctggattcGGTTCAACTACTGGGTGGAAACGACCCaccttgtgctcctgtggggtctacaccttcctttgctatataccagttccctgtgaccgcatgtggcacgagcgtgatg GAGGACGATggatatgtggtgtatgaaaaccgaatgacctcatcgtatgaagtggggattggaccatatggttccatcacaagggacagtcattttga gtttctcttccagtgtagatattcgggaacttctgtggaagctctggttgtggaggtcaactccgttcctccacctccaccagtagccgctcctggacctctcagggtggagctcagactggccaatggccaatgtgtcaccaaaggctgtgctgaag gggatgaggcctacacgtcctactacagtgacgctgattatcccatcacaaaagtcctgcgagagcctgtgtatgttgaggtgcacattatggagaggactgaccccaacattgtcctgatgctgggacgttgttggactacttcaacccccagtccactcagtctcccccagtgggaccttctgatcgacGG atgcccttaccaggacgaccgctatctgaccacactggttccagtgactggatcgtctggtcttcagttcccaacccactacaagcgctttgttgtgaagatgttcacatttgtagatccagcctcactggctgctctgcaggaaacc gtcttcatccactgcagtacagaggtgtgccatccatcatctggctcttgtgagcaaagctgcaccaggaaac gaagagacacccgtatcaaggctgtctctggggagcagactgtggtttctagtggagaagttactctggtcatgtaa
- the LOC127979594 gene encoding zona pellucida sperm-binding protein 4-like isoform X8, producing the protein MAGSWCLAQILVVCAFCHAVPQWSQSLQNAQALMIQQTDQQFQLQKPVQQLTNQQFPPQKPVQQLTNQQFLFQKPVPQQPKPQFPFQKPVPQQPKPQFPLQKPVPQQPKPQFPLQKPVQLDKCAVADSEQIQCGLPGISGAACEAINCCFNGQQCFYGRAVTVQCIRDGQFVVVVSRDVTLPRLSLDSVQLLGGNDPPCAPVGSTPSFAIYQFPVTACGTSVMEDDGYVVYENRMTSSYEVGIGPYGSITRDSHFEFLFQCRYSGTSVEALVVEVNSVPPPPPVAAPGPLRVELRLANGQCVTKGCAEGDEAYTSYYSDADYPITKVLREPVYVEVHIMERTDPNIVLMLGRCWTTSTPSPLSLPQWDLLIDGCPYQDDRYLTTLVPVTGSSGLQFPTHYKRFVVKMFTFVDPASLAALQETVFIHCSTEVCHPSSGSCEQSCTRKRRDTRIKAVSGEQTVVSSGEVTLVM; encoded by the exons ATGGCTGGAAGTTGGTGTTTGGCTCAGATTTTGGTggtctgtgctttctgtcatgctgtcCCACAGTGGAGTCAATCGCTTCAGAATGCTCAAGCTCTGATGATCCAGCAAactgaccagcagtttcagctccagaagccagttcaacagctaactaaccagcagtttccacctcagaaaccagttcaacagctaactaaccagcagtttctgtttcagaagccagttccacaacaacctaagccgcagtttccgtttcagaagccagttccacaacaac ctaagccgcagtttccgcttcagaagccagttccacaacaac ctaagccgcagtttccgcttcagaagccagttcaacttgataaatgtgctgtagctgattctgagcagatccaatgcggtctacctgggatcagtggtgctgcgtgtgaagctatcaactgctgctttaacggacagcagtgtttctatgggAGGGCAG TGACTGTCCAGTGTATTAGggatggtcagtttgtggtagtggtgtctcGAGACGTTACCttgcctcgactgagtctggattcGGTTCAACTACTGGGTGGAAACGACCCaccttgtgctcctgtggggtctacaccttcctttgctatataccagttccctgtgaccgcatgtggcacgagcgtgatg GAGGACGATggatatgtggtgtatgaaaaccgaatgacctcatcgtatgaagtggggattggaccatatggttccatcacaagggacagtcattttga gtttctcttccagtgtagatattcgggaacttctgtggaagctctggttgtggaggtcaactccgttcctccacctccaccagtagccgctcctggacctctcagggtggagctcagactggccaatggccaatgtgtcaccaaaggctgtgctgaag gggatgaggcctacacgtcctactacagtgacgctgattatcccatcacaaaagtcctgcgagagcctgtgtatgttgaggtgcacattatggagaggactgaccccaacattgtcctgatgctgggacgttgttggactacttcaacccccagtccactcagtctcccccagtgggaccttctgatcgacGG atgcccttaccaggacgaccgctatctgaccacactggttccagtgactggatcgtctggtcttcagttcccaacccactacaagcgctttgttgtgaagatgttcacatttgtagatccagcctcactggctgctctgcaggaaacc gtcttcatccactgcagtacagaggtgtgccatccatcatctggctcttgtgagcaaagctgcaccaggaaac gaagagacacccgtatcaaggctgtctctggggagcagactgtggtttctagtggagaagttactctggtcatgtaa